A stretch of the Rosa rugosa chromosome 5, drRosRugo1.1, whole genome shotgun sequence genome encodes the following:
- the LOC133710374 gene encoding zinc finger protein CONSTANS-LIKE 15-like isoform X1, translating to MAKICDFCSTSSAAVHCKADVAHLCLSCDAKLHSANQAMNRHPRTILYDSCNYLSAYVGCLDHGSGDGGIELMCHLCDRNHHVTTSQVHQRLSINSYTGCPAAEDLAAIWGLQVNHDHASSTSHVGSLDILGQILDLQMIQTTVPLGLCSNTTSQLRSEKMQDQLGVCDDDSNIPDDEYLAFLNLEELIGDEDDQDLILRTQKLLDDHGSGNYHNLDTAAASMDGRRESSSIPVDESLCSPCSSVLYNTLSSSVVSQGVKGEQVFDARANAVMRYKQKKHSRVYERKIRYQKRKAIADTRKRVRGRFARN from the exons ATGGCGAAAATTTGTGACTTTTGCTCGACCTCAAGCGCAGCTGTACACTGTAAAGCCGATGTGGCACATCTCTGCCTGTCTTGCGATGCAAAACTTCATTCAGCTAACCAAGCAATGAACCGGCATCCCCGTACCATCTTATACGACTCCTGCAACTACCTCTCAGCTTATGTTGGCTGTTTGGATCACGGCAGCGGCGACGGTGGCATCGAGCTTATGTGCCACTTGTGTGACCGGAACCACCATGTGACGACATCCCAAGTGCATCAGAGACTTTCAATCAACAGTTACACGGGTTGCCCGGCTGCCGAGGACTTAGCAGCAATTTGGGGTTTGCAAGTGAATCATGATCACGCTAGTAGTACAAGTCATGTGGGGAGCTTGGATATTTTGGGCCAGATTCTCGACTTGCAAATGATTCAGACTACTGTTCCTCTTGGACTGTGCAGCAATACAACTAGTCAG CTGCGATCTGAAAAGATGCAAGACCAGCTTGGGGTTTGTGATGATGATTCAAATATACCTGATGATGAGTATCTAGCATTCCTGAACTTGGAAGAACTAATCGGAGACGAAGATGATCAAGATCTTATTCTGAGAACCCAGAAGCTGCTTGATGATCACGGGAGCGGCAATTATCACAATCTAGATACGGCGGCAGCCTCCATGGACGGTCGGAGGGAAAGTTCTTCTATTCCTGTCGATGAATCTTTATGTTCGCCCTGCTCGTCAGTACTCTACAATACTTTAAGCAGTAGTGTCGTTTCACAAGGTGTCAAGGGTGAACAAGTCTTTGACGCCAGAGCAAATGCCGTGATGAGGTACAAGCAGAAGAAGCATTCTCGTGT gtATGAAAGGAAAATTCGATATCAAAAGAGGAAAGCCATAGCTGATACACGTAAGCGGGTGAGAGGTCGATTTGCAAGAAATTAA
- the LOC133710374 gene encoding zinc finger protein CONSTANS-LIKE 10-like isoform X2, whose protein sequence is MIVNLNVNNAHHQLRSEKMQDQLGVCDDDSNIPDDEYLAFLNLEELIGDEDDQDLILRTQKLLDDHGSGNYHNLDTAAASMDGRRESSSIPVDESLCSPCSSVLYNTLSSSVVSQGVKGEQVFDARANAVMRYKQKKHSRVYERKIRYQKRKAIADTRKRVRGRFARN, encoded by the exons ATGATTGTCAATCTCAATGTCAACAACGCCCACCATCAG CTGCGATCTGAAAAGATGCAAGACCAGCTTGGGGTTTGTGATGATGATTCAAATATACCTGATGATGAGTATCTAGCATTCCTGAACTTGGAAGAACTAATCGGAGACGAAGATGATCAAGATCTTATTCTGAGAACCCAGAAGCTGCTTGATGATCACGGGAGCGGCAATTATCACAATCTAGATACGGCGGCAGCCTCCATGGACGGTCGGAGGGAAAGTTCTTCTATTCCTGTCGATGAATCTTTATGTTCGCCCTGCTCGTCAGTACTCTACAATACTTTAAGCAGTAGTGTCGTTTCACAAGGTGTCAAGGGTGAACAAGTCTTTGACGCCAGAGCAAATGCCGTGATGAGGTACAAGCAGAAGAAGCATTCTCGTGT gtATGAAAGGAAAATTCGATATCAAAAGAGGAAAGCCATAGCTGATACACGTAAGCGGGTGAGAGGTCGATTTGCAAGAAATTAA
- the LOC133711447 gene encoding zinc finger CCCH domain-containing protein 15: MSRYDFSASGVKLKPRMQNDVAYSTASARIGTSAMSSSQPQPYGGVYSSVYSSSIFGPKPSSVAPYGVQSNSDTSQAYRNKLYQSLLVQNRQEMVNRHSLCLKRLHEAAEEADALRRENSHLRNVNVELNKQLSLLIHASIQKEIEASSSSVQRSPFGIVNGIRGLSIDSKSSAQEEEEEELSDQSPTSEEAENVDVERISLPKSISVRSNGYVKLPPVTAATNAAARTRTAARSRIAKEISASQKVYVQGGKKEEVPLELEVFNQGMFKTELCNKWQESGDCPYKDHCQFAHGVEELRPVIRHPRYKTEVCRMVLAGDVCPYGHRCHFRHALTEEEKELAGGNNTPSRPIR; encoded by the exons ATGTCACGTTACGACTTCAGTGCTTCTGGAG TGAAACTGAAACCGAGAATGCAAAACGACGTCGCCTACTCCACCGCCTCAGCTCGCATCGGAACCTCCGCAATGTCATCATCGCAGCCTCAACCGTACGGCGGTGTTTACAGCTCCGTCTACTCCTCCTCGATCTTCGGTCCAAAGCCTTCTTCAGTCGCACCTTACGGCGTCCAATCAAACTCCGACACGTCGCAGGCCTACCGCAACAAACTCTACCAGTCTCTGCTGGTCCAAAACCGGCAGGAGATGGTCAACCGCCACAGCCTCTGCCTGAAGCGCCTCCACGAGGCGGCGGAGGAAGCCGACGCTCTCCGCCGTGAGAACAGCCACCTCCGCAACGTCAACGTCGAGCTGAACAAGCAACTCAGTCTCCTCATCCACGCCTCCATCCAGAAAGAGATCGAAGCTTCTTCAAGCTCTGTGCAGAGGTCGCCGTTTGGGATCGTCAACGGAATTCGCGGCCTGTCAATTGACAGCAAGTCGTCGGctcaagaggaagaggaagaggaattgAGCGATCAGAGTCCGACGAGTGAAGAGGCCGAGAATGTTGATGTGGAGAGGATTTCGCTGCCGAAGAGCATATCGGTGAGGTCCAACGGCTACGTGAAGCTTCCTCCTGTGACTGCTGCTACCAACGCCGCCGCTCGGACTCGGACCGCGGCCAGATCTCGAATCGCCAAGGAAATCAGTGCTTCA CAAAAGGTGTACGTTCAAGGAGGGAAGAAAGAGGAGGTGCCACTTGAACTGGAGGTGTTCAACCAGGGAATGTTCAAGACTGAACTCTGCAACAAATGGCAGGAGTCTGGTGACTGCCCCTACAAAGACCACTGCCAATTTGCTCACGGCGTGGAGGAGCTGCGCCCGGTGATTCGCCACCCGCGCTACAAGACCGAGGTCTGCAGAATGGTGCTAGCCGGTGATGTCTGTCCATATGGCCATCGCTGCCATTTTCGCCACGCGCTCActgaggaggagaaggagctTGCTGGTGGCAACAATACGCCCAGCAGGCCAATCAGGTAA
- the LOC133712615 gene encoding uncharacterized protein LOC133712615, whose protein sequence is MRKGSTSIASTVLFPVLVFLLFLVQVQARNLNEADCSSSCGDIHNIKYPFRLKGDPSGCGDRDFEFSCVNNKTILEIFPGKYYVKNISYTDNLLRLVDVNFANGSCSLPSGSIENSDGFVQDIRYKGHVNYTTGSRIRFVKCSRNVTLQNNEKYYYNYTEVPCLTRNGTYTYAVLDGMYTAMDYPPTCSLVSLAPVDYHEDVYKSPTYEAIVKVLQAGFDLGWSVECRDCSLAGKHCVIDDKAWDTRPIIFQCAKDYKELTQFEARLIIAGICVAGVIGLLLIVAVLVFVIRKYKKRNKPVKNLQNQQSSTL, encoded by the exons ATGAGGAAAGGCTCAACATCAATTGCATCAACCGTTCTTTTTCCTGTCCTAGTTTTTCTACTCTTCCTTGTTCAAGTTCAAGCAAGAAACTTGAATGAAGCTGATTGTTCTTCTTCCTGTGGAGATATCCACAACATCAAGTACCCTTTCCGCCTTAAAGGCGATCCATCCGGCTGCGGTGACCGCGACTTTGAATTCTCATGTGTCAACAACAAAACCATCCTCGAAATATTTCCGGGTAAATACTACGTCAAAAACATTTCATACACTGACAATCTACTCCGTTTAGTTGATGTCAACTTCGCAAACGGAAGCTGCAGCCTCCCATCTGGTTCTATAGAAAATTCAGATGGTTTCGTCCAAGACATTCGTTACAAGGGTCATGTCAACTACACAACTGGATCTCGTATCCGATTTGTCAAGTGCTCAAGAAATGTCACCCTGCAGAATAATGAGAAGTATTACTATAACTACACGGAGGTTCCTTGTTTGACAAGAAATGGAACTTACACGTATGCTGTTCTAGATGGAATGTACACGGCTATGGATTATCCACCGACGTGCTCACTTGTTTCGCTGGCTCCTGTGGATTATCATGAAGATGTTTATAAGTCCCCTACTTATGAAGCCATAGTGAAAGTGTTGCAGGCAGGGTTTGATCTCGGTTGGTCTGTTGAGTGCAGGGATTGCTCTTTGGCTGGTAAGCATTGCGTAATCGATGACAAAGCATGGGACACTAGGCCTATCATATTCCAATGTGCAAAAG ATTACAAAGAACTCACACAGTTTGAAGCAAGATTGATCATTGCGGGAATCTGTGTGGCAG GTGTAATTGGTCTATTGCTTATAGTTGCTGTATTGGTGTTTGTTATCCGCAAATATAAGAAACGAAACAAGCCCGTGAAGAATCTACAGAACCAGCAATCATCGACACTTTGA